In Fragaria vesca subsp. vesca linkage group LG1, FraVesHawaii_1.0, whole genome shotgun sequence, the sequence ATGCCAGTTGTGTGTGATTTGTGTGACTTGTGTGGAAACGGTTGAGTACGAGCGTTCCCATTTGATGGTACGTGGGTGGAACTGGCCCAATCGGGAAAGGTATAGTCGTATTCTGCTAATCTGCTTTAGGCTTCACAAGAAGAAGCAGAAGCTGGAGCCCCTGCCTTTTAATGCTGAATGCATCATCTCCATGCTTTCATGGAAGCTCAATTATTTGTAACACCATGGAAAACAAAAGCACAGCATGTACATGCTCAAATGATCAATTCCTCATAGCTCATTTTACAAGCAGTAACATTTTTCTGTCAACGATGAACTCGGCCGTGATCAAAGAGATTTAACCAGTTGCAAACTTTCAAGTTTGGACGATGAGAAATATCGTCTACTACAGTGGAATAGAGGCTGATATTAGGGATCTCTTTACAAACAGTTATCTTGTTCACTGATTCTCTCAAATATGGTGTAAGATGCAAGAGAACAATAAGAAAATGGCTTTTTTTTTTTTTTTTGTTGTCATCAAGAGCAATAGAATCCTCTGCTCAAAGGGCCTGCATTTACTCCTGAGAGACTCACAGCTATGATGTGGGAGGTGAGATTTGAGAAGAAGCTGATCCTTTCACTATTCTCATGACTTGACAACGTACTATATGTAGACTTGAGTGACCCCCATATATTTAGCTAAAAATCACATACAAAACAAATCAGAGTACCATGCCAAGTCATTAAATTGTGTCTTATTGAAAGGTCACGTAACTCACGTTGTACTAAATATCACAAGTGGTTTGAAAACTACCCAACATGAGAGCTGGATATCGTACCTGTGTTTCTGTCGGTGTTTATGTGTGTTATTACTCAACAGTGTTTGATGAAATGCCTCACAGAGCAATCAAGTTAATTAGTTCGGACTAGGCGCGCAGATGATACAACTCATACAAGATCCATGTGCGCATCTGAAAATACATTTCAGTATCTTTTACGTACATCAGATTACAGTATCTCACTATATATGTGTAGCAAGAACAAGGGTGGTAATTCCATGAAGGTCAAAGCAACATAATGATACAATATGAGTGTCATATTTTGGGCCGACTAAGTTCGGGCTAATACAATCTCCTCCTTACTTTGGGCTTATAGTTAATTTAGTACTGGCCGTTTGGGTTACACTCTCTGTAGTTTGCTAATACAAAATTCATGAAAATGTTATAATTAACACCATGGCAAATGGAAAAGCGATGGAAGGGTCCAGGATGTTAATGGAAAGCTAATGGCATTTACGCAAAGCCTCAAATAATTGAAATACAACTAGAAACTACAAAAGAGGCACCATTGAGTGACAAAGCCATGTATCCACGAATTTCAGATCTGAAATTTGCGTTGGTGTACCTACTTGTATATTTGTGGTAATTATACACTGACGTCGTACGTGCATTCGTGCATATTGTTGGTTATATATGGCTACAAGAAACAAATCAAACAATATCATGAACAATTTAGGTTTCTTGCCTGATCCGCCTTTGATCATCAATCAGTTTTAGATTTAGTGACCCAAATATCAGTGATAATGAAAAGATCGAAGGATATACGAAAAATAATTTTAAACTTGATGAAACTACCTATAAAATTGATCTTCTATAAATGATCCTCTAAAAATTAAAATTATCGTTTACTAATTAAATTTCAAAAGCAAATGTTCCACAAGAAACTATAGATATATATATATATANNNNNNNNNNNNNNNNNNNNNNNNNNNNNNNNNNNNNNNNNNNNNNNNNNNNNNNNNNNNNNNNNNNNNNNNNNNNNNNNNNNNNNNNNNNNNNNNNNNNNNNNNNNNNNNNNNNNNNNNNNNNNNNNNNNNNNNNNNNNNNNNNNNNNNNNNNNNNNNNNNNNNNNNNNNNNNNNNNNNNNNNNNNNNNNNNNNNNNNNNNNNNNNNNNNNNNNNNNNNNNNNNNNNNNNNNNNNNNNNNNNNNNNNNNNNNNNNNNNNNNNNNNNNNNNNNNNNNNNNNNNNNNNNNNNNNNNNNNNNNNNNNNNNNNNNNNNNNNNNNNNNNNNNNNNNNNNNNNNNNNNNNNNNNNNNNNNNNNNNNNNNNNNNNNNNNNNNNNNNNNNNNNNNNNNNNNNNNNNNNNNNNNNNNNNNNNNNNNNNNNNNNNNNNNNNNNNNNNNNNNNNNNNNNNNNNNNNNNNNNNNNNNNNNNNNNNNNNNNNNNNNNNNNNNNNNNNNNNNNNNNNNNNNNNNNNNNNNNNNNNNNNNNNNNNNNNNNNNNNNNNNNNNNNNNNNNNNNNNNNNNNNNNNNNNNNNNNNNNNNNNNNNNNNNNNNNNNNNNNNNNNNNNNNNNNNNNNNNNNNNNNNNNNNNNNNNNNNNNNNNNNNNNNNNNNNNNNNNNNNNNNNTATGCCCACCATATCTTGAGGTTCATTTGATATGAGTAATGATTGTTGCTTAGTTTATCATATTAGGCTGGTCCGCTAGTAGCATAAGGAATCACTCAATAAGATATTCTAGTACATGACTACATGCATAGACACCTGACCAACAAAACTCTTCCATTACATCATTAGCATATACAATAGACTGTTGCCTGAAACTTATATCATCATTAAGGATTTATAAATACCTAAAATCTTATATGATGGGAGGAGAAGAAGTGGATACTTTATATCTAGTAGTCTTTTAGATAGGCATTAATGTCTCACCAATGCAACAATTAATTAGAAACTAATCCAACACGTCCCCAACTTTTATTTTCTCCAATATGATGTTTGTTCCTACTGAAATCATCAATCATTGATCCTTTACAGTTGATTCATACTTTCCAATTCATATATAATAATGTCAGATGCATATTAGTTTTATGGTACTCGATCAGAAAGGATATATGAACCTACTACATACAATGAGTGTTAGCACTTAGCACTAAAAATTTAGTTATTCTCTTGTTCATACATCATTTTCTCCGACCAAACACCATTGACATGCATAAAACTTGTGTTAATCAACTATGCAACCATTGATCTGAAAATATTTTAAGATCAGAGTCACTGATCGTTGTAACTTCAACAATTGCCAGTCACTATGCGATTAACAGGGTCATTACTATAGGGAAGAAACTGAACCCCAATCGATCCAACGTGACTCTGATCATATTTTCTATCATTTCTCATGTTTTGAGTTAATCTCGAGCACATTACATATAAGTAGTTTAGTTACTGATGCAAACCAGAAGATTATATATAATTGCACATCAGAGAAGAATACTATAAAAATAATGTGTAGGTAAGAATTGTCCAGTAGTAGTACCAACAACAATTTAATTTGTCTCATTTTTAATCTGATAATGCATAGTGGTCGGTGCACCAGAAAGCAATTTCCAGGAGAAGACACGTAAACTAAGCTTCAAAGTTAACAGTCACACAAGGGAAAGGGTCCATACTATCCTGCAATTGCAAACACAATCCTCATAACTAAATTGGCGATTATAATTACCAGGAAGAAGAAGAAGAAGAAGAAGAAGAACGCAACAGTGGATTAGCTAATTAACATTGCATTGATTCAGTGAAGGATATTGAAACCCAACAAAAATGTATATACAATTCGATCTTCTTCGAACCCTAACCTTACAGCAAATCTAATCGAAGCGTCTAATTAACTCTGCAACCTTGATTATCATCCCATAACCTAACGACGTTGCCGTTAAACACCGTCAAATCCTGGTACCTATACCAGCTCTTCTCCTCCGTCCTCATCCTCAAACAACTCTCCCACCAATTCTCACCGCCGCTCTCTTCCGTCTCCCGCGCCGTTACGTCACCATCACCTTCACCTTCACCGCCAACGTCTCCGTTTGTATCCTCATCAAAATACAATGTAAACTTGACGCCTTTCGTCACACCTCCGTCATCTTCAAATCTACCCAGGCCTGATGATGAAGAAGGCACAGCTGCATGCGCTCGAGATGGAGGCGCTGAAACCGATCTTGGCAACTCCTCCTCCGCCGTGACTGGCGGCGGTGACGTTTCAGGAAATGGAGAACACCCATTTGAGCTCCTGACGACGTCGTTTGAGGACGGTAAGTGGAGCTTCAAGCCCTCGATGGCTCTAGGTCTGAGCCTCCAGAAGCTGACGGTGGCGGTGACGACGGCGAGCCAAGTCCAGAGACTATTGACAACGTTTATCAAACCGAAGCTAACGTAGTCGAAAGCGAGAGGAGAATCCAACACACTGTTCATGTTTGATGCTTCAAATCTGATGGTGTTTCAGAAACCCTTTTGAGGTTTGTGGGTTTGAGAATTGAGGAGAGGGACGGTGAAGCTTACGAGGTGTAAGACGTTGTTGTAGGTTGTTCTATCTGGTCAGTGGTGATGGTTATATTGGCATGGGTGAGGCAAGGTGAGCCCTACGATCCTGTGATGGCCAAGTTTGGATTATTGGATCTGGTATAAGAGATGCCGAGAATCGTGACTTAAGATGCGAATTGATAAGGTAGATCCTTTGTTTTATACCCTAAGCAAATTTTCACTAAGCCATGAACAGTCCGTGACACGTGGAACTGCAGGAAGGAGTGTTGTCTATTTCTTTTCGTAGCCTCCAGAGAGTCTGAGAGTCCCCCTCTCCTCGTTGCTGACCATAGAAATTTTATGGTGTGTATCAAAAGTAGAAACTAGAATCTAGAAACCAGAGAAAATCATCCCGTAAATTAGTTGTAAAAGTAAATATGCGAACTGCGTATAACCTTTATTTTTTATTTTTTTTAGAATGAATTGTATATAACCAGACACCAACATAATACTACGACGAACTCTTATCACATCTAAAATGAACATAAATGATAACAAAGTTTTGTAATAAGTTATTGTTTACACAACTTGGATCGGAACAATATAATTCACTGATCCTCATGCCCTAGATAAAGTGTTACAATTGAACAAAATTAACAGTCGATAAACATAGATAATAGGTCGTTATAGTATTTAAGATTCATAAAATGATTGAATAAACGAAAAAAAATCGTTTTTAATGGGCAAGTATAATGCGGTCAGTATCGTAGCCTTGCTATGTTTGGATTGATTTATTAGTTCAAATGTAAATGCAAGAAGAATTGAAGCAACATTAATAAGAAGGTCGCGTGCTACACGAATCTCATTTTCTTATGAATGTAATTAATTTAATGGCGCCCAAGGGCGGGAAATGTAAGAAACGTGAATCATGAAACGTGAGAAAGCGTAGGGCAAAACACGTGGGGGCCGCAACGGAATCTTACAGTCTCCACGTACGTTTGTCTTACTTGGCGTCTGTTTTACCCACTTTGTTACTCAAGGGTTAAAATTCCGATTGCCACGTGGTTAACTGATTCTCAAAGAAAAAACGTGGTCAACTTATGGCGTTTCCTCATTGTAGTTGAACTTACTGTTGTAGATTCCTATTCCTTTACAATATTACCGCGTACGCCACCATTATATGTTTACCTTAACTCAGTTACTGACGTAAAAACGGTAAAGACTAGAGTTGTCGGGCTTTCAAGTTCACGTTACTAAAGGGACGACGTCGTCCCGGACGTCTGATCTAGCTACCACGATACCAAAGGGATGCCCTGCAAGTCATGATTCGCTGTAAACTTCGGTCTGTATGACTGTATCAAGACGGAGCTATCAATGACCGAATCGAGTTATGATACTCCGTATTCGATTCGCTGTAGACTCCGATCCCTCATGTAAGGTTATTTTCTTGAGGGAGTAGAGAGGTCTTAGTTTGACGTGTGCATGGATACCTCATGTAAGGTTATTTTCTTGAGGGAGTAGAGAGGTCTTAGTTTGACGTGTGCATGAATTATTGGAGGCTTGATTAGGAGTAGGTGAAGGTGTGAAGGAGCTTTGGAAGGTGGGTAGTATTAGGTTAGAGGATGAACACAGATCTACGTGTGATAAATTGACATCGGCCTAACGAGAAAGATTAATGTGTTTACTGGGCCCTTTGCATCTATTGGGTCAAGCCTAAGGCCCCAACTATTCAAATATACTAGGTTGTGAACATCTTGCATATAGCGGCCATCTAGACGTACCTTTTGAGACGAAGTTTAGTTTTGCTTTGTTAAACCGTATTGAATAGGAATTAGTTGATAAGTACATTGAGATTTCGACCTTTTGATCTACTATACATACTTCATTTAGAACTAATGATTCACTCTAATTGAAATGCATGTAGTAGTTCTAATACTTAAGTTATAACTACTACATATATAGCGTCTAAAACTAAAAACATCATAGCGTCTTGTGTGTATGAACTGTGACGTGAAAAAATGAATTTTGACGGGAAAATAAGGAAACTTCATTGGTTGGAGTGAAGAACAAAACTTGTTGAGACCAACTTTCATTTTCCAAAAGATAGGATTTGCATATACATGGTTAAAATTTCTAACCAAATTAAAGGACTAGCCGTGTGTTCTAATTGAAGTTCAGTGAATTTTTTTTTATCCATGTTTCTAATTACGGACATTAGGTGATTTCATATGTTTTTACTTATCCATGTTCTGAAGTTTTGATTCTTGACGTCATTAGTTTGCAGATCACTTACACAAGTGAGAAGTGAAAAAGTGAGACTTCACGAAAATGAATTTGGTGTTCCATACAAGAGAAACACACAAACATGTACCCACATATGAAGATAAAACAAGACTAAATGAGAGAACATAAGAGTCTTTCAACTTTGGGGTGCTTTTCAATCTTTCCCAAAAAAGTGTTTTTCCTTCTATTCAAGATAAGCTTAATTCCCCGACGGCCGGCGCGCTAAACGTTCTGTCCAAGTTTAGAGTTCGTTGCAGCAGCCATATATGTAGTCGCTCATTGCTTGATGATCACGTACTACCACAGAGATAGTAGCTAGCTAGTATATCACTCGTGTGGGCTCCTTACTCTTTGTTTGTTTTGTGGTGAATAGAAAGTCTAAATGCGACTGTGCCTCTTTCAAACGAGGATAAAACCATTGAAACCTACTATATTAGCTAGGTTAAATAGATAATACCTGTGTCCAAAAGCATTATCAGAGTATATTAGGTAGTACTGTATAAGATAGAAGAAGTTGGATGTTCGTTTGGTAAACTAGTTCTACGTATATATACCAAACAAGAAGATTTTAATTTCTTGATAAATTACAATATATCTGGATCACGAAACAATTAATCCCCGATAGATTTTGTTTATTAGTATAAATTACAAGGTCATTTTCTTGATCATTCTGATTTGGGTTTTCTGATCTCAGATATGAGACAACTACTACAACAAGCTTCTTCTGTCACGATTTGTCACGTCAGGAGGGAAGCTAGCTAGTTAGAGAGGCTAAAATGACTGTTATTATGATAATGTTTTTAACGTTATCCCTCCATCTGTAGAGGTGTTATTTTCTCAGAATTGTAATAATATTTAATCAATAAAAGTTATTCATTCCTCTTAAAAAAAGAAGAAGGCAGCTATATGTATGTCGACAAAAAATTTAGACAAATTGTGAGTTTTTTCGACAAGTTGTGGACCAGTGTGTTCAAACTTCCAAGTGCCTACATTTTGTCTATACTGGTTGCATGTCGGGAGAACTATGTGGAATATATATGTGGTCCAACTATGTATAATTCCACAGGTGCATGCAATGCAGGACCTCCAGGCAGCTAGCTATGTGGCATTGGCTTTGTAGAACATAAATATATATATATATATAGGCCTTCTCGGCTGCTGACATCCGTACCAAAGTTTTTGGTGAGGATTTCCATTTTTGCACCACTTCCTGATCAAATTTCCTCAAACTTCCTTTTAGACATATCTAGATCATCTTGTGTATATCATCTCTGCAAAATTTCAACCAATTTGGTGATCGTTAAGGCCTTCAAACTTGCGTTTTTCTGTTATATACCTGAACNNNNNNNNNNNNNNNNNNNNCGGTGCAGACGTCCGCAGCTGAGAAAATACTATATATATATATATAAATATGTGGATTTATAGTGTTAAGATCGACTTGGAGATCAAGGAGTCAGCCAATACATGCCTAAATTATAGAGCAAGCTAAGCATCTGAATTTTGAAAAGTCTGGTCATCAGGATTATTATACATTCTGGAAGATCAATTGAACTAATAGCTCTAGCTGATATATCACTGTGTGCTTACTGGAGGTCTCAACGTTCCTTACAATAAGCTCTCTCTGTGGAAAGCCTCCATCTATATCACGACCGCCACCTAGCTCGATTTGATCGATCATATATTGGACTCTTCAAACGTTCAAAGTTTCCAACAATATCCATCAAAAAAAAGTTTCCAACAATATATTCCATTAATTGAACCAAACAAAATGGGTCGATCATCTGCATGCATGAAATGAGAGTCAATCTCGCTCTCACTGGATTGCAGTGGTTTGAGGCAACTGCTTAATCCTAAATCCTAAATCTGTCTTAACTTACGTTTGCTTGTATGGTTAAGTACTATACATACGTACAAATTAGTTCTTTTCCATCGTATACGACCTATGTTTTACACAAAATTATCCTCGTTAATCAAAGTTAATTAGAAGTCGAAGCACTATCATAACCTAGCTCAGTCCTCGATCGGGTCAAGCTCAGCTTTGAAATTGCATAAGCAATTTCATTCTTTGTTTGAATCCGAATTGTCAACTAACAGTACTACTCCACCTGTATGTCTATCTGACTAGTAGTATTGTTTTTGATCGATCAAACAGAATAAGCATCAAACAGAGATTGAGCTCGATCCCTTTTCGTTCATTTTTTCCTTTGAAAATTCTATATCTGGCTATTTCATGGCTTACGTGATGGAGAACTTTGTCAATTGATTTCTTGTTTTAAATGCTAAAACAGAATATGTATATATGCTTGTACGAAATATTGAAAAATCAAACCAAAATGGCCGAAAGATAATTACTGTGTACTTACTTCGTTTGAACATGCATACATGCATGGAAACCGATGACCCAAATCTTTACCAGAGACGTACACCTTGAAATTAATCAAACCCAGTGACTGATCTCTATATACATACACACGAGCTAGAACGAAATCATGCATATATGCATAATACTTTGACTCATCTAAAATATGAAGTGGTAGTTATTACGACTTTGATTAGAAGTGTTTTCACATTCAGTCTCTGGATTTCAGTCTATAAAGTGATGACCATGTTTTCCTTAAAGCTTCCATTTAAATTCTTGGATGCTTCCTAATTTTACATATTATACATGTATATATGCATGAGTTTTCTAAATTGGAGTTTGGAATATGGAATGCTACCTTTGCATTTCCGGTATACATACATTAGGTACTAATTGTTTATATAATAGACTAATAGTGCGAAACAGTCTTCACTATGTATATATTTTTATAATTATATATATACGTACACACTCAAACTCCAAAAGTATACTTCGTCAAAAGACTATATCAAAATGGATCTTGAATTTCAATTTCTTTCATTCTTATATAGGCTTTCAAATCTTTGAAACTCCAATCTGCTCAATGAAAGTAGAATAATCAAATGGATTAACATATATAATACGGATAAATAATCGATTTTATTTTATGAGAAAATCGGCCAGCCATGTTTTAAGTTTGGCAAGTTACGGTTCATAATTTGCTTATGATCGACTAAGTTATTATATATATGATCTAGCTCAAACAGTTTTAGTTTGCATCAAGATATTGTTGGGTGAAATCTACAATTTAGAGCAATTAAGCAGTTGCATTGGTCTCACGACCAACCTAACTTTATTGATCTTTAATTATTCAGCCTTATATTAGGGTTCGAACAATTTGCATAAAGATATCCATGTAGTCTATATTCAAAAGATTCTTACATATATTCTACATTTCTATATTATATATGATATATCGTATAATTAAGTGTTTGAAGGGCACAACGAAATTCAGCTAATACCCGTATACGCAATGAATGAAAGTCACAACGAAGTGAAGGAAAGGTCTCCCTTCATTTCCACCAAGTGATCGAGAAATGTTCATGATGGACGACGATCATCTTCTTTAGTTTTACCCTAGCTAATTAACCTACGTACCTTTCTTTGATCTCAAAATTCCACTCAGTCGACATTTGAAGCTTCATGCATAAGTTCCCACGACCAACAACAACCATTGCATTACATGACTCCTCGCTCTCCTATAAATACCTCAGCTTTCTCATGGTTTTAGCACCAAGAATATCGAGCATACCACCTTTTCTCCCAAAACCATTTCAAACAGAGACAAAGCGACCAAAATATGGCTCCGGTGGTCTCAAAAGTAGGGATTATTGGTGCCGGAGTGAGCGGCATAGCTGCTGCGAAACACCTAAGCCATCACAACCCTATTGTCCTCGAAGCCTCTGACTCCATTGGAGGGGTCTGGAGGCATTGCTCCTACAACTCCACAAAGCTTCAGTCGCATCGTCGCGATTATGAGTTCTCTGACTTTCCCTGGTTCGATAGGGACAAACCTGAATATCCTTCTCACCTTGAGATATTGGATTACTTGAACTCTTACGCAGAGCACTTTGATGTGCTCAAGTTTGTGAGGTTCAACTCCAAGGTCGTCGAGGTTCGTTTTATTGGTGACCGGGAAACCACTGATGCAGGTTTTAAACCACCGGCGGGGCAGCCTGCTTGGGAAGTTGCTGTGCAGACCAGTGGTGAAGACACCATTCAGGTTGTTC encodes:
- the LOC101305000 gene encoding uncharacterized protein LOC101305000, whose translation is MNSVLDSPLAFDYVSFGLINVVNSLWTWLAVVTATVSFWRLRPRAIEGLKLHLPSSNDVVRSSNGCSPFPETSPPPVTAEEELPRSVSAPPSRAHAAVPSSSSGLGRFEDDGGVTKGVKFTLYFDEDTNGDVGGEGEGDGDVTARETEESGGENWWESCLRMRTEEKSWYRYQDLTVFNGNVVRLWDDNQGCRVN